A genomic segment from Aegilops tauschii subsp. strangulata cultivar AL8/78 chromosome 1, Aet v6.0, whole genome shotgun sequence encodes:
- the LOC141027962 gene encoding uncharacterized protein has translation MQMLVQNQGNNNNNPPPRPPVNNLTLFLRLNPPVFSSSTEPIVADDWLRKIGRELGTAGCTDAEMVRFAAHQLDGPAASWWENYTTTYPIATITWDQFQHAFRTTHVSAGAMSLKKHEFRNLFQGNCTVGQYVDEFSQLACYAPGDVATDATKQEKFLEGLNNELGMLKVR, from the coding sequence ATGCAGATGCtcgtccagaaccaaggcaacaacaacaacaatccaccgcCACGACCCCCTGTCAACAACCTGACCCTTTTCCTAAGGTTGAATCCGCCAGTGTTCTctagcagcaccgagccgattgtagctgatgattggctccgcaagatcgGAAGGGAGCTAGGAACTGCTggatgcacagatgctgagatggtgcgttttgccgcacatcaactgGATGGACCTGCAGCAtcttggtgggagaactacaccaCCACCTATCCCATAGCCACCATCACATGGGATCAGTTCCAGCATGCCTTCCGCACCActcatgtctcagctggagccaTGAGTCTAAAGAAGCATGAGTTCCGCAACTTATTCCAGGGGAAttgtactgtggggcagtacgtggatgagttcagccaGTTAGCTTGCTATGCCCCGggtgatgtggccacagatgccacAAAGCAGGAGAAGTTCCTCGAAGGACTCAATAATGAGCTGGGAAtgctgaaagtgcgttaa